The segment CCGCCCGGCGCCGCCGGCGGTCCAGTACGTCCAGCCCCCGGCCTCCGACGGCTCCGCCCACCCGGCCCGCACGATGGGATCCCGCTCCGGAGCGGTCTCGCCGAGCAGGTCGGATACCGTGGTGCCATAGGTACGGGCCAGCGCCAGCAGCATCGGCAGCGAAGGCTGGCGCTGATTGGTCTCCAGCCGCGACAGATGCGCAGGCGAAAGCCCCACCAGCCGGGCCGCGGTCTCCAGCGTGAGACCACTGCGTCGCCGCAGGTCACGCAGGCGCGGCGCAACGGTGGACAGCTCATCCGGCGAAGCGCCGGCGGGCTCGTCGGGGAGCTCGGTCATATCCCCGGTATAGCGACCTTTCGCCTCACGGGCAAAAGATTTGCCTCAGAGGCAAAGTGCCGCGGGGCCTCCCGTCGCGGCCGGCCCGCGGCCTTCACCGGTCGACGTCCACGATCGTGGTGCGGCTGATCCGCACCGACGGGAACGGTCCACCCCGGCCCGCCACTCCCCCCCCGCACCGGCTCCATCCCGAGCGGTCCGCAGCAAGGCGACCCGCGTGAGCGTGGTCCCTGATATGCGGAAATTTGCGGGAGTTGGTGGGGCGGGCTTGTGAACTCGCGGGAAACTTCCGCCTGTTGGGATTGACAGGATCACGTCTACGCGCGTCATTCTGGAAGGCATGAGAATCCCCCCACGGATCACCAGGTTCGGCGCCGTAGGCGCCCTCGCTTCGGCCCTTCTCATTGGCGGGACCGCGGTCACCGCCACCCCCGCCGTCGCCACGACGCACGCGGCCACCTCGTACGCCACGACGGCGCACGTCGCGTCCGTGCACGTCCAGGACGTCGGCAAGGCCTGCTACTCCAAGCTGCCTTCGCAGGCCCACGAAACCCTCGATCTGATCGAGAAGGGTGGGCCCTACCCGTACCCGAAGGACGGCACGGTCTTCGACAACCGGGAGGGCATCCTGCCGTCCCAGAGCACCGGCTACTACCACGAGTTCACCGTCGTCACTCCGGGCTCGCCCGACCGCGGTGCGCGGCGCATCGTGGCCGGCGAGAAGAAGAACGAGGACTACTACACCGCCGACCACTACAAGACGTTCGATCTCGTCGACCGCGGCTGCTGAGGCCGACGGACCGGCGGGCCGAGCGGCCGGCCGGCGCGCGACAACAGGACAACAGAACACCAGGGGTGACGGGCCGGCTGTGCCCGTGACCCGGAACCCGCGGCGGCCGGGGTGCACACGCACCCCGGCCGCCGTCGTGCTGCGCGCCCGTGCTGTGCGGCCCTGCTGCACGCCTGCGCCGTGCGCCCCCTCCGACCTCCCTCTTCTCCCCATTCTCGGCAGAAGGGGCGCACGGGGCGCACCCCCGAGAGAGGATTGTCAGTGGCTCCCGGTAGCGTTTCGGTGAAAACGAGGAGCGGGCGGGCATCGGCGGCATAAGGCCATGTGTGGTCAGCTGCTGCGGCACGCCCCGGAAAATGCCGTATCCGCTGTAGGCCAAGGCGCGGCGGCATGGAGCGTCGGAGACAAGGAAGGACGGCGAACTGCCGTGTATCGCTGGGAAATCACCCGGGCCGCACTGGCGCAGCGTGTTTTCGCCATCGTCCGTAGCCGGACCTATGACGAGGCCAGCGCCACCGCCGATACTCTGCTGTCCGCGGGCATCACCAGCCTGGAGATATCCCTCACCACCCCCTTCGCCCTGGAAGCGGTCACCACGCTCACCCGGGAGCTGGGGGACGACGCGGTCATCGGCGCCGGCACGGTCCTTGACGCGGTCTCGGCCCGGATGGCGGTCGACGCGGGTGCCCGTTTCCTGGTCTCGCCCAGCCTGGACGCCGAGGTCATCCGTACCGCCCACCGCTATGGCATCCCGGTTTTCTCCGGGGTGTCGACGCCGTCCGAGATGGTCCGCGGGCTGGAGCTCGGAGCGGACGCGCTCAAGCTGTTCCCCGCCTCGGGGCACGACCCGGCCTGGCTGACGGAGGTCCGTGCCGCGCTGCCGCAGGTGCCGCTGCTGCCGACGGGTGGGGTGACGGTCGACAGCGCGCCGGAGTGGATCGCCGCGGGCGCCGTCGCCGTCGGCATGGGCGCGGCGCTCTCCGACGGCGATCGTGAGACCGTTGCCAAGCGCGCCGCCGATCTCCTGACCCGCCTGGAGGAGGCGGCCCCGGACCGCCCGACGATCCGGGGCACCGCGGACTTCTGAGCGGACCGGCGGCGCGCGTGCGGCAGGAGGGCTGACGGCGTGTCGGCGCGCCGCCTTCCCGGCCCCTGGGCGGACCGACAGCGCGCGTGCCGTACGAGGACTGACGGCGCGTCGATGGATCGCCGCCCCGGCCCTCCCGGCCATCCCACGGGCCGGTCGGGGGGTTCTCCCTGCCCCCGGGCTCTGCCACTCTGAGCGCTTCGATCAGGCGACCGAGTCGCCGCGTACCGGAGTCACAGGAGTCCCCATGAAGCGCGCCGCCACGCTCTCCGCCCTCGCCTGTCTGCTCGCCGTCACCGCCGCCGCCCCGGCGGCCTCGGACGCCCCCGCCGCCGTACGAGGAGCCGCCACCGCCGCCGGAAAGCCCTCGGCCCTCGATGCCGTCCCCCGGCGCGGGGTGTTGCGCGTCTGCACCACGGGCGACTACCGCCCCTTCACGCACCGCGACCCCGCGACCGGCACATACAGCGGCGTGGACATCAAGATGGCCGGGGATCTGGCCAAGAGCCTCGACGCCACCCCGCGTTACGTGGCCACGACCTGGGCCCGGCTCGTCGGCGATCTGTCGGCCGGCCGCTGTGACATCGCCATGGGCGGTGTCTCCGTCACCCTCCCGCGTGCCCGCTCCGTGTACTTCAGCGAACCCACCCGCACCGACGGCAAGACGCCTCTCGTGCGCTGCGCGGACCAGGACAAGTACCGGACGCTGGCGCAGATCGACCGGCCCGGC is part of the Streptomyces platensis genome and harbors:
- a CDS encoding helix-turn-helix domain-containing protein, with the translated sequence MTELPDEPAGASPDELSTVAPRLRDLRRRSGLTLETAARLVGLSPAHLSRLETNQRQPSLPMLLALARTYGTTVSDLLGETAPERDPIVRAGWAEPSEAGGWTYWTAGGAGRAMQALRVLVPQRAQGDLVRVHPGEEWLYVLNGRLRLTLGAAVHVLEPGDAAHFDSLTPHRIAAASPGGAELLFVHTLLQSGAAELCLGDDTRRRGL
- a CDS encoding ribonuclease domain-containing protein, giving the protein MRIPPRITRFGAVGALASALLIGGTAVTATPAVATTHAATSYATTAHVASVHVQDVGKACYSKLPSQAHETLDLIEKGGPYPYPKDGTVFDNREGILPSQSTGYYHEFTVVTPGSPDRGARRIVAGEKKNEDYYTADHYKTFDLVDRGC
- a CDS encoding bifunctional 4-hydroxy-2-oxoglutarate aldolase/2-dehydro-3-deoxy-phosphogluconate aldolase; translated protein: MYRWEITRAALAQRVFAIVRSRTYDEASATADTLLSAGITSLEISLTTPFALEAVTTLTRELGDDAVIGAGTVLDAVSARMAVDAGARFLVSPSLDAEVIRTAHRYGIPVFSGVSTPSEMVRGLELGADALKLFPASGHDPAWLTEVRAALPQVPLLPTGGVTVDSAPEWIAAGAVAVGMGAALSDGDRETVAKRAADLLTRLEEAAPDRPTIRGTADF
- a CDS encoding transporter substrate-binding domain-containing protein, with product MKRAATLSALACLLAVTAAAPAASDAPAAVRGAATAAGKPSALDAVPRRGVLRVCTTGDYRPFTHRDPATGTYSGVDIKMAGDLAKSLDATPRYVATTWARLVGDLSAGRCDIAMGGVSVTLPRARSVYFSEPTRTDGKTPLVRCADQDKYRTLAQIDRPGTRVIVNPGGTNEEFARAHIHRATLTVHPDNTTIFDEIIAGRADVMMTDAGETRYQAKIHPELCALHPDKPFTFSEKAYALPRGDDEFKAYVDQWVHLATHDGTYRKYENAWMK